The Pseudomonas kermanshahensis genome includes a window with the following:
- the zipA gene encoding cell division protein ZipA encodes MEIGLREWLILIGIIVIAGILFDGWRRMRGGKGKLKFRLDRSYSNVPDEEGGAEVLGPSRVLDNHKEPELDESDLPSLSASSRDREREPKPVKASKRGKRAAEVPQGDLNLVAEAREPDLFADADDDFAADNNRNSGVSSSNNTVKELPPAEEVLVISVISRDEGGFKGPALLQNILESGLRFGEMDIFHRHESMAGHGEVLFSMANAVKPGIFDLDDIDHFSTRAVSFFLGLPGPRHPKQAFDVMVAAARKLAHELNGELKDDQRSVLTAQTIEHYRQRIVEFERRALTQKR; translated from the coding sequence ATGGAAATCGGTCTGCGCGAGTGGCTGATCCTCATCGGCATCATTGTCATTGCCGGTATTCTTTTCGATGGCTGGCGCCGCATGCGCGGCGGGAAAGGCAAGTTGAAATTCCGTCTGGACCGCAGTTATTCCAATGTCCCCGACGAAGAGGGCGGCGCCGAAGTGCTCGGCCCATCGCGGGTATTGGATAACCACAAGGAGCCAGAACTGGACGAGAGCGACCTGCCCTCGCTCAGTGCGTCGTCGCGCGATCGCGAACGCGAGCCCAAGCCGGTCAAGGCCAGCAAGCGTGGCAAGCGCGCCGCAGAAGTGCCGCAAGGTGACCTGAACCTGGTCGCAGAGGCGCGCGAGCCTGATCTGTTCGCCGATGCCGATGATGATTTTGCCGCCGACAACAACCGCAACAGCGGTGTATCGTCCAGCAACAACACGGTCAAGGAACTGCCTCCCGCTGAAGAGGTGCTGGTGATCAGCGTCATCTCCCGCGACGAGGGTGGTTTCAAGGGCCCGGCACTGCTGCAGAACATTCTCGAGAGCGGCCTGCGTTTTGGCGAGATGGACATCTTCCACCGCCACGAGAGCATGGCCGGCCACGGCGAGGTGCTGTTCTCCATGGCCAACGCCGTGAAGCCCGGTATTTTCGACCTGGACGACATCGACCACTTCAGCACCCGTGCGGTGAGCTTCTTCCTGGGGCTGCCAGGCCCGCGTCACCCTAAGCAGGCTTTCGACGTGATGGTCGCGGCGGCGCGCAAATTGGCCCATGAGCTCAATGGCGAACTCAAGGACGACCAGCGCAGCGTGCTGACCGCCCAGACCATCGAGCACTACCGCCAGCGCATCGTCGAGTTCGAGCGCCGCGCGCTGACCCAGAAGCGCTGA
- the ligA gene encoding NAD-dependent DNA ligase LigA, producing MTAESRIHALRAELDQHNYRYYVLDEPSVPDAEYDRLFNELKALEAEHPHLVTPDSPTQRVGGQALAAFSQVRHEVPMLSLGNAFEEADLREFGRRVVDGLDQPGAVDYSCEPKLDGLAVSLLYRDGQLVQGATRGDGTTGEDISANVRTVRNIPLKLQGEGWPAVLEVRGEVYMSKAGFDRLNAAQAEAGGKTFANPRNAAAGSLRQLDSKITASRPLEFCCYGVGQVSASIGDSHIGILEQLKAWGLPISRELRHAAGIEECLAYYRDIGERRNSLPYEIDGVVFKVNSLASQRELGFRAREPRWAIAHKFPAMEELTEVLDVEFQVGRTGAVTPVARLKPVKVAGVTVSNATLHNMDEIARLGLRIGDTVIIRRAGDVIPQVMQVVLERRPEDARPVEVPSACPVCGSQVERTQLVKRSKGKETTSEGAVYRCVGRLACGAQLKQAIIHYVSRRAMDIDGLGEKSVEQLVDEGLIGSPADLYKLQFDQVVGLEGFAEVSSKKLLDAIEASKRPSLARFIYALGIPDVGEETAKVLARSLGSLARVQQALPQVLTYLPDIGLEVAYEIHNFFEDEHNRKVIEQLLACGMQLQDEGDLAAEFAASTTLAGMIAKLDIASVGPTGAEKLVAKLDSLDKIIAADGIDLRQALAAKQAEAVREFFKDEANQTLARDIEAQLLAFGMHWNSEKKVAEGLPLAGQTWVLTGTLERMSRDIAKDKLESLGAKVAGSVSGKTHCVVAGPGAGSKLAKASELGVKVLDEDAFIAFLAEQGIAI from the coding sequence ATGACCGCCGAATCCCGAATCCACGCCCTGCGCGCCGAGCTCGACCAGCATAACTACCGCTACTACGTGCTCGATGAGCCCAGCGTGCCCGATGCTGAATACGACCGCCTGTTCAATGAGCTCAAGGCGCTGGAAGCCGAACACCCGCACCTGGTAACGCCTGACTCGCCAACCCAGCGCGTCGGCGGCCAGGCCCTGGCTGCATTCAGCCAGGTGCGCCACGAAGTGCCCATGCTCAGCCTGGGTAACGCCTTCGAAGAAGCTGACCTGCGTGAATTCGGCCGCCGTGTGGTAGATGGCCTCGATCAGCCGGGTGCGGTCGACTACAGCTGCGAACCCAAACTCGATGGCCTGGCGGTAAGCCTGTTGTACCGCGACGGTCAATTGGTGCAAGGCGCCACCCGTGGCGATGGCACCACCGGCGAAGACATCAGTGCCAACGTGCGCACCGTGCGCAACATCCCGCTCAAGCTGCAGGGCGAAGGTTGGCCCGCGGTGCTGGAGGTGCGTGGCGAGGTGTACATGAGCAAGGCCGGTTTCGATCGGCTCAATGCCGCCCAGGCAGAAGCGGGTGGCAAAACCTTCGCCAACCCGCGCAACGCCGCCGCCGGCAGCCTGCGCCAATTGGATTCGAAAATCACCGCCAGCCGCCCGCTGGAGTTCTGCTGCTATGGCGTAGGCCAGGTGTCCGCAAGCATCGGCGACAGCCACATTGGCATCCTTGAGCAGCTCAAGGCCTGGGGCCTGCCGATCAGCCGTGAGCTACGGCATGCCGCCGGCATCGAAGAGTGCCTGGCGTATTACCGCGACATCGGCGAGCGCCGTAACAGCCTGCCGTATGAGATCGACGGCGTGGTATTCAAGGTCAACAGCCTGGCGTCTCAGCGTGAACTGGGCTTCCGCGCCCGCGAGCCGCGTTGGGCGATTGCCCACAAGTTCCCGGCCATGGAAGAGCTGACCGAGGTGCTGGATGTGGAATTTCAGGTAGGGCGTACCGGGGCGGTGACGCCTGTGGCACGCCTGAAGCCTGTCAAAGTGGCCGGCGTGACCGTGTCCAACGCCACCCTGCACAACATGGACGAAATCGCCCGCCTGGGCCTGCGCATTGGCGACACGGTGATCATCCGCCGTGCCGGCGACGTGATCCCGCAAGTCATGCAAGTGGTGCTTGAGCGCCGTCCCGAAGATGCCCGCCCGGTTGAAGTGCCGAGCGCATGCCCGGTGTGTGGCTCGCAGGTCGAGCGCACGCAGCTGGTCAAACGCAGCAAAGGCAAGGAAACCACCAGTGAAGGCGCGGTGTACCGGTGCGTCGGTCGCCTGGCCTGTGGCGCCCAACTCAAACAGGCGATCATCCATTACGTTTCGCGCCGCGCGATGGATATCGACGGCCTGGGCGAAAAGAGCGTCGAGCAGTTGGTGGACGAAGGGCTGATCGGCTCGCCAGCAGACCTGTACAAGCTTCAGTTCGACCAGGTCGTCGGGTTGGAAGGTTTTGCCGAAGTTTCCAGCAAGAAGCTGCTGGATGCCATCGAAGCCAGCAAGCGCCCGAGCTTGGCGCGCTTCATCTACGCCCTGGGCATTCCGGATGTGGGTGAGGAAACCGCCAAGGTCCTGGCTCGCTCGCTGGGCAGCTTGGCGCGGGTGCAGCAGGCGCTGCCACAGGTGCTGACCTACCTGCCAGACATCGGGCTTGAAGTGGCATACGAAATCCACAACTTCTTCGAAGACGAGCACAACCGCAAAGTCATCGAGCAACTGCTCGCCTGCGGCATGCAGTTGCAGGACGAAGGCGACTTGGCCGCCGAGTTCGCCGCCAGCACCACCCTGGCCGGGATGATTGCCAAGCTCGACATCGCCTCGGTCGGCCCGACCGGCGCTGAGAAGCTGGTGGCCAAGCTCGACAGCCTGGACAAGATCATCGCCGCCGACGGTATCGACCTGCGCCAGGCCCTGGCCGCCAAGCAGGCCGAGGCCGTGCGCGAGTTCTTCAAGGACGAAGCGAACCAGACGCTGGCGCGGGACATCGAAGCCCAGTTGCTGGCGTTCGGCATGCACTGGAACAGCGAGAAGAAAGTCGCCGAAGGCCTGCCTCTGGCCGGGCAGACCTGGGTGTTGACCGGCACCCTGGAGCGCATGAGCCGCGACATTGCCAAAGACAAACTGGAAAGCCTAGGCGCCAAGGTGGCAGGTTCCGTTTCCGGCAAGACCCACTGCGTGGTCGCCGGCCCTGGCGCGGGCTCCAAGCTGGCCAAGGCCAGTGAGCTGGGTGTGAAGGTGCTGGACGAAGACGCGTTCATCGCCTTCTTGGCGGAGCAGGGCATTGCAATCTGA
- a CDS encoding GNAT family N-acetyltransferase → MDSLPPLETSRLILTPLQLGDVPAIQQLFPHWDIVRYLDSRVPWPYPEDGALVYVRDIALPAMNAGCEWHWMIRLKTAPTQVIGSISLYDQPGNNRGFWLAPAWQKNGYIREACVVINDYWFETLGRCVMQVPKAASNDRSRSVSLHEGMRLVGTEPGHFVCGAVLKEIWELSRDQWRQRVAVV, encoded by the coding sequence ATGGACAGCCTTCCTCCCCTCGAAACTTCGCGCCTGATACTCACGCCGCTGCAGCTTGGCGACGTACCCGCTATTCAGCAGCTGTTCCCGCACTGGGACATTGTCCGCTACCTGGACAGCCGCGTGCCATGGCCCTATCCCGAAGACGGCGCACTCGTCTACGTCCGAGACATCGCATTGCCTGCCATGAACGCTGGTTGCGAATGGCACTGGATGATCCGCCTGAAAACCGCGCCAACGCAGGTCATCGGCAGCATCAGCCTCTATGACCAGCCGGGTAACAACCGTGGCTTCTGGCTCGCCCCTGCATGGCAAAAAAACGGCTACATCCGCGAAGCCTGTGTTGTCATCAACGACTATTGGTTCGAGACGCTTGGGCGTTGCGTCATGCAGGTGCCCAAGGCGGCGAGCAATGACAGGTCGCGCAGTGTTTCCCTGCACGAAGGCATGCGCCTGGTCGGGACTGAGCCGGGGCATTTCGTCTGTGGTGCCGTGCTCAAAGAGATCTGGGAGTTGAGCCGCGATCAGTGGCGTCAAAGGGTGGCGGTCGTTTAG
- a CDS encoding MFS transporter, with product MKSSVPLPRFQHFTVFCIACFLLSISYGTTFLLSMLVQALGGTASDAGRVFAVAMLSTLLSVVGSGHLLQRVGAARAIAVGAFCLVVASVGFAVVPGLGGALLACGLMLGVGWGLFYTVGPIMVAQMVEPSRRTHCFALLSGSMLTGIGAGPLLGKFAAFVALPTQLAFWVAACAAGLAGLYFTWLGSTSLRQRPAEKVQIGLVSALNVMRSRSGLSILMVGLGGAIFGTMGSFQTRYADRLGLDYSIFFIGFMGAAIACRLLLAGWVVKQPPLATSWVLTLIMATAVVGFDQWVHSAERYLAMAMLLGVGYGLNYSVINGLAANEAPAGLTAQALLLFSLSYFIGVFGFPFVASQLITQLGISAMMLSIEGVALLVVGLSTARWLASRFSRPALV from the coding sequence ATGAAGTCGTCTGTACCCCTGCCACGGTTTCAGCACTTTACTGTGTTCTGCATCGCCTGTTTCCTACTGTCCATCAGCTATGGCACGACGTTTCTGCTCTCTATGCTGGTGCAGGCGTTGGGCGGCACTGCGAGCGATGCAGGGCGGGTATTTGCAGTCGCGATGCTCAGTACGCTGCTGTCTGTGGTGGGCTCGGGGCATCTGTTGCAGCGCGTTGGTGCTGCTCGCGCTATCGCTGTCGGGGCGTTCTGCCTGGTCGTGGCGTCAGTGGGTTTTGCCGTGGTGCCCGGCCTGGGCGGCGCGTTGTTGGCGTGTGGCTTGATGCTTGGGGTTGGTTGGGGGCTCTTCTACACGGTAGGGCCGATCATGGTTGCTCAAATGGTCGAGCCATCACGCCGCACGCACTGTTTTGCATTGCTCTCCGGCAGCATGTTGACTGGCATAGGTGCCGGGCCATTACTGGGTAAGTTCGCGGCCTTCGTGGCGCTGCCTACCCAACTCGCTTTTTGGGTGGCGGCGTGTGCTGCAGGTTTGGCGGGGTTGTACTTTACTTGGCTTGGTTCGACTTCGCTGAGGCAACGACCGGCTGAGAAGGTGCAGATCGGTTTGGTGTCCGCGCTCAACGTGATGCGTTCACGTTCGGGCTTGTCGATTTTGATGGTAGGGCTGGGTGGGGCGATTTTCGGCACGATGGGCAGTTTCCAGACCCGCTATGCCGACCGCCTCGGGCTTGATTACTCGATCTTCTTCATTGGCTTCATGGGCGCTGCGATCGCCTGCAGGCTCTTGCTGGCCGGCTGGGTTGTGAAGCAACCGCCGCTGGCAACTTCGTGGGTTTTAACCTTGATCATGGCCACTGCTGTAGTGGGCTTTGATCAATGGGTGCACAGCGCCGAACGCTATCTGGCGATGGCCATGCTGTTGGGCGTGGGTTATGGCTTGAACTACTCGGTAATCAACGGGCTGGCTGCCAACGAGGCGCCGGCAGGCCTTACCGCGCAAGCACTGCTGCTGTTCAGCCTGTCGTATTTCATCGGTGTGTTCGGGTTCCCCTTCGTAGCCAGTCAATTGATCACGCAGCTAGGCATCAGCGCGATGATGTTGAGCATTGAGGGCGTTGCGCTTTTGGTTGTAGGGCTAAGTACGGCGAGGTGGCTGGCTTCGCGGTTTTCCAGGCCCGCCCTGGTGTAG
- a CDS encoding helix-turn-helix domain-containing protein: protein MDIADVAKRTGVPASTLRYYEKKGLLKSLAGRGQRRQFAADVADRLALIALGQAAGFSLDEVGAMLVDLQVDRQMLIAKADEIDARVKRLQAMSKGLRHAAQCPEDDHLACPKFQRLMKLSAAGVLGEKHLHQGGPGKPRSQPPRRT, encoded by the coding sequence ATGGACATTGCCGATGTCGCCAAGCGCACAGGCGTACCCGCATCAACGCTGCGCTATTACGAAAAGAAAGGCTTGCTCAAGTCCCTCGCCGGCCGCGGCCAGCGGCGGCAGTTTGCTGCCGACGTGGCAGACCGGCTGGCACTGATTGCCCTAGGCCAGGCTGCAGGCTTTTCCCTGGATGAAGTGGGCGCGATGCTGGTGGACCTGCAGGTCGATCGGCAAATGCTGATAGCTAAAGCGGACGAAATCGATGCACGGGTCAAGCGCTTGCAAGCAATGAGCAAGGGGCTGCGGCATGCAGCGCAGTGCCCGGAGGACGATCACCTGGCCTGTCCGAAATTTCAGCGCTTGATGAAGCTTTCAGCCGCCGGGGTGTTGGGGGAAAAGCACCTACACCAGGGCGGGCCTGGAAAACCGCGAAGCCAGCCACCTCGCCGTACTTAG
- a CDS encoding DUF2938 domain-containing protein has translation MLKAALLIGVGATVIMDLWGMLLRRLGIPTLNFAMVGRWAGHVMKGRVRHDAIAKAEPVANELALGWVIHYVIGVLFAVMLVGMVGEGWLSAPTLWPALVWGMATVVAPLCFMQPVMGAGLFASRTPTPGRNCLKSLVTHTVFGVGMFLSAGLIASG, from the coding sequence ATGCTAAAAGCCGCTTTGCTGATCGGGGTTGGGGCCACCGTGATCATGGACCTGTGGGGGATGTTGCTGCGGCGCTTGGGTATCCCTACCTTGAATTTCGCCATGGTGGGGCGCTGGGCGGGCCATGTGATGAAGGGGCGGGTGCGCCACGACGCTATCGCCAAGGCCGAACCGGTTGCGAACGAACTGGCCTTGGGGTGGGTTATCCACTACGTGATCGGTGTGCTGTTTGCCGTGATGCTGGTGGGGATGGTCGGGGAGGGCTGGCTGAGTGCCCCGACGCTTTGGCCTGCGCTGGTTTGGGGTATGGCGACGGTGGTGGCGCCGCTGTGCTTCATGCAGCCGGTGATGGGGGCGGGGCTCTTTGCCTCGCGGACGCCGACACCTGGGCGTAACTGCCTGAAGAGTCTGGTGACCCATACGGTGTTTGGGGTTGGGATGTTCTTGAGTGCCGGTTTGATTGCGTCAGGTTGA
- a CDS encoding EamA family transporter, translated as MKMSKRDLVAGVLVTVLWGCNFSVIELGLRSLDPYLLTLLRFVFCAMPLVFFVKRPAGISYGVLALYGVMFGAGLWWVVNFAMFQGLSPGMSSVFLQFSAFFTILLSSLLLGERVSGIHLCGMASAACGLIMVLALGGESSTVTGVLLVLIAALAWSLCNLVVKLKRPADMVAFIIWSSLFSVPAIFVLTVAANGWASFAVLAGGIAWEALFSVLFQSYITTILGYLVWNNLMKKYPAAQVAPLSLLVPISGLVASYLFFGEQMSIAKAIAIGFVLLGILIFVNAHNLQRIMRGRGLTE; from the coding sequence ATGAAAATGAGCAAGCGGGATTTGGTCGCCGGTGTTCTGGTGACAGTCCTATGGGGCTGTAACTTCTCTGTCATCGAACTAGGCTTGAGAAGCCTGGATCCTTACCTTCTGACGCTGTTGCGTTTCGTGTTCTGCGCTATGCCTCTGGTGTTCTTCGTCAAGCGCCCGGCAGGCATTTCATATGGGGTGCTGGCCCTATACGGTGTGATGTTCGGCGCCGGCTTGTGGTGGGTGGTCAACTTCGCAATGTTCCAAGGCTTGTCCCCCGGCATGTCTTCGGTGTTTCTGCAGTTCAGTGCCTTTTTCACTATCCTCCTCAGCAGCCTCCTTCTGGGCGAGCGAGTCAGTGGAATCCATCTGTGCGGCATGGCCTCAGCCGCCTGCGGTCTGATAATGGTCTTGGCATTAGGCGGTGAGTCGTCGACGGTTACCGGTGTTCTACTCGTACTTATCGCTGCCCTGGCCTGGTCGCTGTGCAACCTGGTGGTCAAGCTCAAACGCCCGGCCGACATGGTCGCGTTCATTATCTGGTCGAGCCTTTTTTCGGTCCCGGCGATATTCGTTTTGACAGTCGCAGCCAATGGCTGGGCCTCATTCGCAGTGCTTGCCGGTGGTATAGCGTGGGAAGCCTTGTTCTCTGTGCTGTTCCAGAGCTACATCACAACCATCCTAGGCTACCTGGTATGGAACAACTTGATGAAGAAATACCCGGCTGCCCAGGTCGCACCGCTCTCGCTGCTCGTGCCTATATCGGGGCTGGTTGCTTCCTACCTGTTTTTTGGCGAGCAGATGAGCATTGCCAAAGCGATTGCGATTGGCTTCGTCTTGCTGGGCATCTTGATCTTCGTCAACGCCCACAACCTGCAGCGGATCATGAGGGGCAGAGGCTTGACGGAATAG
- a CDS encoding substrate-binding periplasmic protein, producing the protein MRRLLPLLLLWTTHSLADPPVLRFSVAESWSMPLMRVEGDQPVEGLLFDLMQAIAREVGVRPEYHVLARLRLQEAMESGDIDVRCYVSTQWFQDRPGNFVWSIPVIHQRDVLVGGADASNPTRPEQLAPQAIGTVLGYAYGTLQPLFEQGRLHREDSRSQLLALQKLHAGRYLHAVSNELSLQWFNQGLPAGQQLQTLAVLEEQDLGCMVRTDPGVPTQGVLRALVRMKQSGEIERISQRYGGAGYAGNAAARTP; encoded by the coding sequence TTGCGAAGACTGTTGCCCCTGCTATTGCTGTGGACCACCCACAGCCTGGCCGACCCACCCGTGCTGCGTTTTTCCGTCGCCGAGAGCTGGAGCATGCCGCTGATGCGTGTCGAAGGCGATCAGCCGGTGGAAGGTTTGCTGTTCGACCTGATGCAGGCCATTGCCCGGGAAGTGGGTGTACGCCCGGAGTATCACGTACTGGCACGCCTGCGCCTGCAGGAGGCCATGGAAAGCGGCGATATCGACGTGCGCTGCTATGTCAGCACCCAATGGTTTCAGGATCGGCCGGGCAATTTTGTCTGGAGCATCCCCGTGATCCACCAGCGCGACGTATTGGTTGGCGGCGCTGATGCAAGCAACCCTACCCGCCCAGAGCAACTGGCGCCGCAAGCCATCGGCACTGTGCTGGGTTATGCCTACGGCACCTTGCAACCCTTGTTCGAACAGGGCCGATTGCACCGCGAAGACAGCCGCAGCCAGCTGCTGGCCCTGCAGAAGCTGCACGCGGGGCGGTATCTGCATGCGGTGAGCAACGAATTGTCGTTGCAGTGGTTCAACCAAGGCTTGCCGGCGGGGCAACAGCTGCAAACGCTGGCAGTGCTGGAAGAGCAGGACTTGGGATGCATGGTGCGCACTGACCCTGGGGTACCGACGCAAGGGGTGCTCAGGGCACTGGTGCGCATGAAGCAGTCCGGGGAGATCGAGCGGATCAGCCAGCGGTATGGGGGTGCGGGGTATGCTGGGAATGCCGCAGCGCGGACGCCCTAA